A stretch of Ipomoea triloba cultivar NCNSP0323 chromosome 13, ASM357664v1 DNA encodes these proteins:
- the LOC116001561 gene encoding acyl carrier protein 1, chloroplastic-like gives MASVTGSSVSLSVSVKQSQGISRAANVKAFSVSFNGNSFPSLRVQPTTRRLVVTAAAKPETVTKVCDIVKKQLALPEGTEVAGHSKFAHLGADSLDTVEIVMGLEEEFGITVEEDSAQSIATVQDAADLIEELIAKKD, from the exons ATGGCGTCCGTAACTGGATCATCTGTTTCTCTCTCCGTTTCCGTCAAGCAAAGCCAG GGGATTAGCAGGGCAGCTAATGTTAAGGCTTTCTCTGTTTCCTTCAATGGAAACAGCTTCCCGTCTCTCCGAGTGCAGCCAACTACTCGTCGACTTGTTGTTACCGCTGCG GCTAAACCTGAGACTGTCACCAAAGTCTGTGACATTGTGAAGAAGCAATTGGCTCTCCCCGAGGGTACTGAGGTTGCTGGACACTCAAAGTTTGCACATCTTGGTGCTGATTCTCTTGACACA GTTGAAATTGTTATGGGACTTGAGGAAGAGTTCGGAATCACTGTGGAAGAAGACAGTGCTCAGTCCATTGCAACAGTTCAAGATGCTGCAGATTTGATTGAGGAGCTCATAGCCAAGAAAGATTAA